One genomic window of Dermatophagoides farinae isolate YC_2012a unplaced genomic scaffold, ASM2471394v1 contig8, whole genome shotgun sequence includes the following:
- the LOC142598120 gene encoding phosphatidylinositol-3,5-bisphosphate 3-phosphatase MTMR2-like gives MIDTGLYSIFHGNLVKIHVEILFDKNHENFFNLPDSMQPHGFVIDLKHFREFNIILRSNVVYKKEIELINAVKKLSVCFDVFSTSDSSLNNNKDADESIYVLFDAPTYYKSIQYFDGPIFSEINKSFELCPTYPDYLPFGGAELTNEEIVEIANFRSNGRLPLMSYRTKHASLWRSSQPLASFNDRRCIEDEQLYEKHSESGIVLIKNLHDSLLPTILSSQWFKNLSMILNASVKMANLLQNGKNILVHCSDGWDRTAQLASLCCVIMDSRFRTTNGLLELIEREFLWFGHKFRTRHG, from the exons ATGATCGATACTGGGCTGTATTCAATATTTCACGGAAACTTGGTCAAGATACATGTAGAAATACTGTTTGACAAGAACCACGAGAACTTTTTTAATCTACCCGATTCAATGCAACCGCATGGTTTTGTTATTGATCTCAAACATTTTCGCGAGTTTAATATTATTCTTCGTTCCAATGTAGTatacaaaaaagaaatagaatTGATTAACGCTGTGAAGAAATTATCAGTTTGCTTTGACGTTTTCAGCACGTCTGACAGCAGCTTAAATAACAATAAGGATGCTGATGAATCGATTTACGTCTTGTTTGACGCTCCAACGTATTATAAATCTATTCAGTATTTCGACGGACCTATCTTCTCGGAAATTAATAAATCGTTTGAACTTTGTCCTACGTATCCTGACTATTTGCCTTTCGGAGGAGCTGAGCTGACTAACGAAGAAATCGTTGAAATTGCAAACTTTAGGTCTAACGGCCGATTACCTTTAATGTCTTACCGAACCAAACATGCTAGTTTATGGAGATCGAGCCAACCGCTTGCGAGTTTTAACGACCGCAGATGTATTGAAGATGAACAGCTG TACGAAAAACATAGCGAATCAGGCATTGTCTTAATTAAAAACCTACATGATTCGCTGCTGCCCACGATATTATCGTCCCAATGGTTTAAAAACTTGTCTATGATTCTAAATGCTTCCGTAAAAATGGCGAATTTGCTGCAAAACggcaaaaatattttagtGCATTGCAGTGATGGGTGGGATAGAACTGCGCAGTTAGCTAGTCTGTGTTGTGTGATAATGGATTCTAGATTTCGAACAACTAACGGACTGCTTGAGCTGATTGAACGTGAATTTCTCTGGTTTGGTCACAAATTCCGCACTAGACATGGC
- the LOC142598124 gene encoding uncharacterized protein LOC142598124 — protein sequence MMEIDIPGFRKCLIMSFLCDHCGYKSNEVKPTAQYGDKGAKWTLNVTCIEDLSRDILKSDSASISLPSLELDLEPGTLGGVFTTIEGLLVRIHDEIIDKFKLILGDSKDEKNKQILLFVLQQLKGYTEGTNLPFTLILDDCADLSHIGSIGDELLFFSNPGKPNEQKTKEDANLTKEFYERNEDQNIFLGIADMKVEDY from the coding sequence atgatggaaatcgACATACCAGGGTTCCGAAAATGTCTGATTATGTCGTTTTTATGTGACCACTGTGGTTACAAGTCTAACGAAGTAAAGCCCACTGCACAATACGGCGACAAAGGTGCCAAGTGGACGTTAAATGTAACATGTATAGAAGACTTATCAAGAGATATTTTAAAAAGTGATTCTGCGTCTATCAGCCTACCCTCGCTGGAACTCGATCTTGAACCTGGAACACTTGGCGGTGTTTTTACGACCATCGAAGGGCTTTTAGTCAGAATCCAcgatgaaattattgataagtttaaattaattttaggAGATAGtaaagacgaaaaaaacaaacaaattctatTGTTCGTTTTGCAACAGTTGAAAGGGTACACAGAAGGGACTAATTTGCCTTTCACGCTTATACTGGACGACTGTGCAGATTTATCGCACATTGGTTCTATAGGAGACGAACTTTTATTCTTTTCCAACCCCGGAAAgccaaacgaacaaaaaacaaaagaagatGCGAACCTTACAAAGGAATTTTATGAGCGAAATGAAGaccaaaacatttttttaggAATTGCAGACATGAAGGTTGAGGATTATTAG
- the LOC142598125 gene encoding iron-sulfur cluster carrier protein-like: MFDLISNIICVSSCKGGVGKSTFAVNLAFEISESNCKVGIVDLDIYGPSFGTLLPLNKSKIPGLIKAKQVGNDGTTKLVPVYYNNVAIMSTAFLLNDNQFLGYRGPMAEALAMELITRTDWGELDYLIVDLPPGTGDVNITVIENLPVTAVIIISTPSLLAFEDVKRGVEFFEKHNVNIIAIIENMTLGQGKLLILLNNKAIEE, encoded by the exons atgtttgatttgatctcGAACATTATTTGTGTTAGTTCATGCAAAGGCGGCGTAGGAAAATCTACCTTTGCAGTCAATCTTGCATTCGAAATAAGTGAGTCAAACTGTAAAGTTGGTATTGTGGATTTAGATATTTATGGGCCAAGTTTTGGCACGCTCCTGCCGTTAAATAAATCGAAAATTCCAGGTCTTATCAAAGCAAAACAGGTTGGTAACGACGGAACAACCAAACTCGTGCCGGTTTATTATAATAACGTTGCTATTATGTCTACCGCATTTCTTCTCAATGACAATCAGTTTCTCGGTTATAGAGGCCCGATGGCTGAAGCATTGGCCATGGAACTAATAACAAGAACAGATTGGGGTGAATTAGACTATTTAATCGTTGATTTGCCTCCGGGAACGGGCGATGTAAATATCACGGTAATTGAAAATCTCCCAGTTACTGCAGTTATAATTATATCTACGCCGTCACTTTTGGCATTTGAGGACGTAAAAAGAGgcgttgaattttttgaaaagcaTAATGTAAATATAATTGcgattattgaaaatatgaC ATTAGGACAAGGCAAATTGTTAATTTTGTTAAACAATAAGGCTATCGAAGAATAA